The Solanum pennellii chromosome 7, SPENNV200 DNA segment TAACAGTCTGGTGCAGAAAGCATCCTGAGGAGTCGATTGATCGAACTTCAAGACTTAAATAttgttaaatagaaaaaaagggaaagtaGTCAGGATTACCAGCAAGTTCATTGTCATGATCAGGGGGCAATTCATTGAGATCAAAATCCGCAATTCTTCCTCCAGTTGTTGATAATTTGCTATCACCCAACAACTTTGAGCTGCTAGCAGCTGCTTCTTCAATGATTGAATCGTTGGAATTTTCAATTACGATTCTCAATTTATTGTGACTTGATTTATGTCCACCAAGTGCTTGATGAGTTGCGAAGCTTTTCCCACAAGTGTTACACTCGTATTTTTCAGGCGTTGCTGTTGCTGTAACTGCAACTGAAGCTGGACTATCATGTACAGAATTCAGATGCctcaacttcttcttctttttcttcctaTCCAATTCTTCAGAAACAAATTCCTCATTTTCAGCTTTGGAAGTAAGAGAATTACTGTTCGTTTTCTCCAATTCTTCTTGAGGAGTATGATCATGTCCAGTAACAACAGACTCGATTGAATCTCCGTTTGCGAGCAGCATAAGGTGATTAACAGCATCCTGCAATTGTTCATCTTCTTCAGCATTGGGCTTTCTCCCTCGCTTAGCTGTAACTGACCATCCAGGTACCGTAGCAGCAGTAGCTGTTTTTTTCGCTTTTTTTACATCGTTAGATTTCAAATGAGGAGGAAGAATTCCTCTCCATTCCCGTTCAGGATGAGATCTCATATGCCCAAACAACGATTTCATCGATGGAAAAACCTTACCACAGACTTTACAAATTGGTACCAACTCATCATTATTGCAATTTTCTTCTTCACGTGGTTtcgatttttcctttttagaacAAGACTCAACGTGAATTCTCATGTGACCTCCTAATGCTTTACCAGAACCAAATACTTTCTTACACACACGACAAATCCTCCTCTTATTATCTTTCGAAATTTCATCTTCATCTCCAAATcccataacatcatcatcatctttcCGATCTCCTAACACCTCCTTTTCCGAGATCTGATTTATCAATAACGTACCCATGCCAACTTGATAACAAGCGAATAAACAAATTTTGTAGCTAAACAGTAAAATTTAtcgattataaaaaaatatatatatgttaactACGAGCTCATGAGAAGGAGGTAACTTAGCTGAAAAGGAAAGTCATGgcgagaaaaaaataattcatgagCTTAAAAAACGCAGAGATAATTACTAATATgagaaaatgagaagaagaagaagaagaagaggaagggATTAGGAAGAGTCATTCTAAAACTGCTAATGTGTGGAAAATTGACTGTCACGTTCTCAACTGAGGCATTGACTGTGGCGTGCCG contains these protein-coding regions:
- the LOC107025500 gene encoding zinc finger protein ZAT2, whose product is MGTLLINQISEKEVLGDRKDDDDVMGFGDEDEISKDNKRRICRVCKKVFGSGKALGGHMRIHVESCSKKEKSKPREEENCNNDELVPICKVCGKVFPSMKSLFGHMRSHPEREWRGILPPHLKSNDVKKAKKTATAATVPGWSVTAKRGRKPNAEEDEQLQDAVNHLMLLANGDSIESVVTGHDHTPQEELEKTNSNSLTSKAENEEFVSEELDRKKKKKKLRHLNSVHDSPASVAVTATATPEKYECNTCGKSFATHQALGGHKSSHNKLRIVIENSNDSIIEEAAASSSKLLGDSKLSTTGGRIADFDLNELPPDHDNELAGNPDYFPFFSI